One genomic window of Cygnus olor isolate bCygOlo1 chromosome 3, bCygOlo1.pri.v2, whole genome shotgun sequence includes the following:
- the TAB2 gene encoding TGF-beta-activated kinase 1 and MAP3K7-binding protein 2 isoform X2, with protein MAQGSQQIDIQVLHDLRQKFPEVPEGVVSRCMLQNNNNLDACCAVLSQESTKYLYGEGDLGFSDDSGIPGLRNHMTSLNLDLQSQNVYHHVRDGSRMNGSRTLAHSVSDGHLQTSQPSNELFQQEPQTAPAQVPQGFNVFGMANTVSASNPGQHLGFHLGSKGVSNLSQQTPRFNPIMVTLAPNIQPGRNTPTSLHIHGVPPPVLNSPQGNSIYIRPYITAPSGTTRQTQQQPGWASQFNPMHPQQVYQPSQPSPWTTLPTSSSTPHTSSQHSTQPNQQGHQTSHVYMPISSPTTPQAPMIHSSGSSQSSAHSQYNIQNISTGPRKNQIEIKLEPPQRNSSSKLRSTGPRTSTTPSSLNSQTLSRSQPTVYISASPPNTDEVITRGQPKVYISANATAGDDQVVRNQPTLFISTNPGVSATSRNMSGQVSMGPAFIHHHPPKSRAVGNSTTATSPRVVVTQPNTKYTFKITVSPNKPPAVSPGVVSPTFEPTNLLNLPDHYVEPEGIQHLTDPVLAHVDRISDARKLSMGSDDAAYTQALLVHQKARMERLQRELEIQKKKLDKLKSEVNEMENNLTRRRLKRSNSVSQIPSLEEMQQLRSCNRQLQIDIDCLTKEIDLFQARGPHFNPSAIHNFYDNIGFLGPVPPKPKDQRSIVKTPKTVPDTDEDEGAQWSCTACTFLNHPALNRCEQCEMPRHF; from the exons ATGGCCCAAGGAAGCCAGCAAATTGATATTCAGGTTTTACATGACCTGCGACAGAAGTTTCCTGAGGTACCTGAAGGTGTTGTATCCAGATGCATGTTACAG AATAACAATAATTTGGATGCCTGTTGTGCAGTTCTGTCTCAGGAGAGCACAAAGTATCTCTACGGTGAAGGAGACCTAGGTTTTTCGGATGATTCTGGGATTCCTGGACTACGAAATCACATGACTTCTCTTAATTTGGATTTGCAGTCACAGAATGTGTATCACCATGTAAGAGACGGAAGTAGAATGAATGGAAGTAGGACTCTAGCTCACAGCGTTAGCGATGGACACCTTCAAACCAGTCAGCCCAGCAATGAACTATTTCAGCAGGAACCACAGACGGCACCTGCGCAGGTTCCACAAGGTTTTAATGTCTTTGGAATGGCTAATACAGTTAGTGCTTCTAATCCAGGGCAACACCTTGGATTTCACCTAGGCAGCAAAGGAGTATCTAACTTGTCTCAACAAACACCCAGATTCAACCCCATTATGGTAACTTTAGCCCCAAACATTCAGCCTGGCCGCAATACCCCTACGTCTTTGCACATACATGGTGTACCTCCTCCCGTACTTAACAGTCCACAGGGAAATTCTATCTATATTAGGCCTTATATCACAGCTCCTAGTGGTACAACTCGACAGacgcagcagcagccaggctgggcatCTCAGTTTAATCCtatgcaccctcagcaagtctaCCAGCCTTCGCAGCCAAGTCCTTGGACTACTCTTCCTACATCCAGTTCTACGCCACATACCTCATCGCAACACTCAACGCAGCCAAACCAGCAAGGCCACCAGACTTCTCATGTCTATATGCCTATCAGTTCTCCTACTACTCCACAAGCACCTATGATTCATTCATCTGGTAGCTCTCAATCTTCTGCTCATAGCCAATACAACATTCAGAATATATCCACAGGACCTCGCAAAAACCAAATTGAAATCAAACTTGAACCACCACAAAGAAACAGTTCCTCTAAGTTGCGCTCAACTGGCCCTCGCACCTCCACTACTCCCTCTTCCCTCAACAGCCAGACATTAAGTAGAAGTCAGCCCACTGTTTACATATCGGCCAGTCCTCCAAATACTGATGAAGTGATCACACGTGGTCAGCCTAAGGTCTACATTTCAGCAAATGCCACAGCAGGAGATGATCAAGTTGTACGGAACCAGCCCACGCTTTTCATATCGACAAATCCTGGAGTATCTGCCACTTCTAGGAATATGTCTGGTCAAGTAAGCATGGGTCCTGCATTTATTCATCACCATCCACCCAAGAGTCGAGCAGTGGGCAACAGCACCACTGCAACCTCTCCTCGAGTGGTGGTTACGCAGCCTAAcacaaaatatacttttaaaattacagtttctCCAAATAAGCCCCCTGCAGTTTCCCCAGGGGTAGTCTCCCCAACCTTTGAACCTACAAACCTTCTAAACCTTCCCGATCACTATGTTGAACCAGAGGGTATCCAGCATCTTACTGACCCTGTTTTAGCACATGTGGATAGGATCAGTGATGCACGGAAATTGAGTATGGGATCTGATGATGCTGCCTACACGCAAG CTTTACTGGTACACCAGAAGGCCAGGATGGAGCGACTTCAACGAGAACTTGagattcaaaagaaaaagttggaTAAACTAAAATCAGAGGTCAATGAAATGGAGAATAATCTGACACGAAGGCGGCTGAAAAGATCGAATTCTGTTTCCCAAATTCCATCA ctggaaGAAATGCAACAGTTAAGAAGTTGTAACAGACAGCTGCAGATAGACATAGATTGTCTAACCAAAGAGATTGATCTTTTTCAAGCAAGAG gacCACATTTTAATCCCAGTGCTATTCATAATTTTTATGATAATATTGGATTTCTTGGTCCGGTGCCACCAAAACCCAAAG ATCAGAGGTCCATTGTGAAAACACCAAAGACTGTTCCAGACACAGATGAAGATGAGGGAGCTCAGTGGAGTTGTACTGCCTGTACTTTTTTAAATCACCCGGCCTTAAATCGTTGTGAACAGTGTGAAATGCCCAGGCATTTCTGA
- the TAB2 gene encoding TGF-beta-activated kinase 1 and MAP3K7-binding protein 2 isoform X1 has translation MCPRFPLEFSNLLIDVTEILELIGCSLKKKKKKTKIVQRNAFKLNNNNNLDACCAVLSQESTKYLYGEGDLGFSDDSGIPGLRNHMTSLNLDLQSQNVYHHVRDGSRMNGSRTLAHSVSDGHLQTSQPSNELFQQEPQTAPAQVPQGFNVFGMANTVSASNPGQHLGFHLGSKGVSNLSQQTPRFNPIMVTLAPNIQPGRNTPTSLHIHGVPPPVLNSPQGNSIYIRPYITAPSGTTRQTQQQPGWASQFNPMHPQQVYQPSQPSPWTTLPTSSSTPHTSSQHSTQPNQQGHQTSHVYMPISSPTTPQAPMIHSSGSSQSSAHSQYNIQNISTGPRKNQIEIKLEPPQRNSSSKLRSTGPRTSTTPSSLNSQTLSRSQPTVYISASPPNTDEVITRGQPKVYISANATAGDDQVVRNQPTLFISTNPGVSATSRNMSGQVSMGPAFIHHHPPKSRAVGNSTTATSPRVVVTQPNTKYTFKITVSPNKPPAVSPGVVSPTFEPTNLLNLPDHYVEPEGIQHLTDPVLAHVDRISDARKLSMGSDDAAYTQALLVHQKARMERLQRELEIQKKKLDKLKSEVNEMENNLTRRRLKRSNSVSQIPSLEEMQQLRSCNRQLQIDIDCLTKEIDLFQARGPHFNPSAIHNFYDNIGFLGPVPPKPKDQRSIVKTPKTVPDTDEDEGAQWSCTACTFLNHPALNRCEQCEMPRHF, from the exons ATGTGCCCCCGTTTCCCCCTTGAGTTCTCCAATTTGCTCATTGACGTCACTGAAATTTTGGAATTGATTGGatgcagtcttaaaaaaaaaaaaaagaaaacaaaaattgtccAAAGAAATGCATTCAAGTTGAAT AATAACAATAATTTGGATGCCTGTTGTGCAGTTCTGTCTCAGGAGAGCACAAAGTATCTCTACGGTGAAGGAGACCTAGGTTTTTCGGATGATTCTGGGATTCCTGGACTACGAAATCACATGACTTCTCTTAATTTGGATTTGCAGTCACAGAATGTGTATCACCATGTAAGAGACGGAAGTAGAATGAATGGAAGTAGGACTCTAGCTCACAGCGTTAGCGATGGACACCTTCAAACCAGTCAGCCCAGCAATGAACTATTTCAGCAGGAACCACAGACGGCACCTGCGCAGGTTCCACAAGGTTTTAATGTCTTTGGAATGGCTAATACAGTTAGTGCTTCTAATCCAGGGCAACACCTTGGATTTCACCTAGGCAGCAAAGGAGTATCTAACTTGTCTCAACAAACACCCAGATTCAACCCCATTATGGTAACTTTAGCCCCAAACATTCAGCCTGGCCGCAATACCCCTACGTCTTTGCACATACATGGTGTACCTCCTCCCGTACTTAACAGTCCACAGGGAAATTCTATCTATATTAGGCCTTATATCACAGCTCCTAGTGGTACAACTCGACAGacgcagcagcagccaggctgggcatCTCAGTTTAATCCtatgcaccctcagcaagtctaCCAGCCTTCGCAGCCAAGTCCTTGGACTACTCTTCCTACATCCAGTTCTACGCCACATACCTCATCGCAACACTCAACGCAGCCAAACCAGCAAGGCCACCAGACTTCTCATGTCTATATGCCTATCAGTTCTCCTACTACTCCACAAGCACCTATGATTCATTCATCTGGTAGCTCTCAATCTTCTGCTCATAGCCAATACAACATTCAGAATATATCCACAGGACCTCGCAAAAACCAAATTGAAATCAAACTTGAACCACCACAAAGAAACAGTTCCTCTAAGTTGCGCTCAACTGGCCCTCGCACCTCCACTACTCCCTCTTCCCTCAACAGCCAGACATTAAGTAGAAGTCAGCCCACTGTTTACATATCGGCCAGTCCTCCAAATACTGATGAAGTGATCACACGTGGTCAGCCTAAGGTCTACATTTCAGCAAATGCCACAGCAGGAGATGATCAAGTTGTACGGAACCAGCCCACGCTTTTCATATCGACAAATCCTGGAGTATCTGCCACTTCTAGGAATATGTCTGGTCAAGTAAGCATGGGTCCTGCATTTATTCATCACCATCCACCCAAGAGTCGAGCAGTGGGCAACAGCACCACTGCAACCTCTCCTCGAGTGGTGGTTACGCAGCCTAAcacaaaatatacttttaaaattacagtttctCCAAATAAGCCCCCTGCAGTTTCCCCAGGGGTAGTCTCCCCAACCTTTGAACCTACAAACCTTCTAAACCTTCCCGATCACTATGTTGAACCAGAGGGTATCCAGCATCTTACTGACCCTGTTTTAGCACATGTGGATAGGATCAGTGATGCACGGAAATTGAGTATGGGATCTGATGATGCTGCCTACACGCAAG CTTTACTGGTACACCAGAAGGCCAGGATGGAGCGACTTCAACGAGAACTTGagattcaaaagaaaaagttggaTAAACTAAAATCAGAGGTCAATGAAATGGAGAATAATCTGACACGAAGGCGGCTGAAAAGATCGAATTCTGTTTCCCAAATTCCATCA ctggaaGAAATGCAACAGTTAAGAAGTTGTAACAGACAGCTGCAGATAGACATAGATTGTCTAACCAAAGAGATTGATCTTTTTCAAGCAAGAG gacCACATTTTAATCCCAGTGCTATTCATAATTTTTATGATAATATTGGATTTCTTGGTCCGGTGCCACCAAAACCCAAAG ATCAGAGGTCCATTGTGAAAACACCAAAGACTGTTCCAGACACAGATGAAGATGAGGGAGCTCAGTGGAGTTGTACTGCCTGTACTTTTTTAAATCACCCGGCCTTAAATCGTTGTGAACAGTGTGAAATGCCCAGGCATTTCTGA
- the TAB2 gene encoding TGF-beta-activated kinase 1 and MAP3K7-binding protein 2 isoform X3 — MQTSALDASDGVAVLKLNNNNLDACCAVLSQESTKYLYGEGDLGFSDDSGIPGLRNHMTSLNLDLQSQNVYHHVRDGSRMNGSRTLAHSVSDGHLQTSQPSNELFQQEPQTAPAQVPQGFNVFGMANTVSASNPGQHLGFHLGSKGVSNLSQQTPRFNPIMVTLAPNIQPGRNTPTSLHIHGVPPPVLNSPQGNSIYIRPYITAPSGTTRQTQQQPGWASQFNPMHPQQVYQPSQPSPWTTLPTSSSTPHTSSQHSTQPNQQGHQTSHVYMPISSPTTPQAPMIHSSGSSQSSAHSQYNIQNISTGPRKNQIEIKLEPPQRNSSSKLRSTGPRTSTTPSSLNSQTLSRSQPTVYISASPPNTDEVITRGQPKVYISANATAGDDQVVRNQPTLFISTNPGVSATSRNMSGQVSMGPAFIHHHPPKSRAVGNSTTATSPRVVVTQPNTKYTFKITVSPNKPPAVSPGVVSPTFEPTNLLNLPDHYVEPEGIQHLTDPVLAHVDRISDARKLSMGSDDAAYTQALLVHQKARMERLQRELEIQKKKLDKLKSEVNEMENNLTRRRLKRSNSVSQIPSLEEMQQLRSCNRQLQIDIDCLTKEIDLFQARGPHFNPSAIHNFYDNIGFLGPVPPKPKDQRSIVKTPKTVPDTDEDEGAQWSCTACTFLNHPALNRCEQCEMPRHF; from the exons ATGCAGACCTCTGCCCTTGATGCCAGTGATGGAGTTGCTGTTCTCAAACTA AATAACAATAATTTGGATGCCTGTTGTGCAGTTCTGTCTCAGGAGAGCACAAAGTATCTCTACGGTGAAGGAGACCTAGGTTTTTCGGATGATTCTGGGATTCCTGGACTACGAAATCACATGACTTCTCTTAATTTGGATTTGCAGTCACAGAATGTGTATCACCATGTAAGAGACGGAAGTAGAATGAATGGAAGTAGGACTCTAGCTCACAGCGTTAGCGATGGACACCTTCAAACCAGTCAGCCCAGCAATGAACTATTTCAGCAGGAACCACAGACGGCACCTGCGCAGGTTCCACAAGGTTTTAATGTCTTTGGAATGGCTAATACAGTTAGTGCTTCTAATCCAGGGCAACACCTTGGATTTCACCTAGGCAGCAAAGGAGTATCTAACTTGTCTCAACAAACACCCAGATTCAACCCCATTATGGTAACTTTAGCCCCAAACATTCAGCCTGGCCGCAATACCCCTACGTCTTTGCACATACATGGTGTACCTCCTCCCGTACTTAACAGTCCACAGGGAAATTCTATCTATATTAGGCCTTATATCACAGCTCCTAGTGGTACAACTCGACAGacgcagcagcagccaggctgggcatCTCAGTTTAATCCtatgcaccctcagcaagtctaCCAGCCTTCGCAGCCAAGTCCTTGGACTACTCTTCCTACATCCAGTTCTACGCCACATACCTCATCGCAACACTCAACGCAGCCAAACCAGCAAGGCCACCAGACTTCTCATGTCTATATGCCTATCAGTTCTCCTACTACTCCACAAGCACCTATGATTCATTCATCTGGTAGCTCTCAATCTTCTGCTCATAGCCAATACAACATTCAGAATATATCCACAGGACCTCGCAAAAACCAAATTGAAATCAAACTTGAACCACCACAAAGAAACAGTTCCTCTAAGTTGCGCTCAACTGGCCCTCGCACCTCCACTACTCCCTCTTCCCTCAACAGCCAGACATTAAGTAGAAGTCAGCCCACTGTTTACATATCGGCCAGTCCTCCAAATACTGATGAAGTGATCACACGTGGTCAGCCTAAGGTCTACATTTCAGCAAATGCCACAGCAGGAGATGATCAAGTTGTACGGAACCAGCCCACGCTTTTCATATCGACAAATCCTGGAGTATCTGCCACTTCTAGGAATATGTCTGGTCAAGTAAGCATGGGTCCTGCATTTATTCATCACCATCCACCCAAGAGTCGAGCAGTGGGCAACAGCACCACTGCAACCTCTCCTCGAGTGGTGGTTACGCAGCCTAAcacaaaatatacttttaaaattacagtttctCCAAATAAGCCCCCTGCAGTTTCCCCAGGGGTAGTCTCCCCAACCTTTGAACCTACAAACCTTCTAAACCTTCCCGATCACTATGTTGAACCAGAGGGTATCCAGCATCTTACTGACCCTGTTTTAGCACATGTGGATAGGATCAGTGATGCACGGAAATTGAGTATGGGATCTGATGATGCTGCCTACACGCAAG CTTTACTGGTACACCAGAAGGCCAGGATGGAGCGACTTCAACGAGAACTTGagattcaaaagaaaaagttggaTAAACTAAAATCAGAGGTCAATGAAATGGAGAATAATCTGACACGAAGGCGGCTGAAAAGATCGAATTCTGTTTCCCAAATTCCATCA ctggaaGAAATGCAACAGTTAAGAAGTTGTAACAGACAGCTGCAGATAGACATAGATTGTCTAACCAAAGAGATTGATCTTTTTCAAGCAAGAG gacCACATTTTAATCCCAGTGCTATTCATAATTTTTATGATAATATTGGATTTCTTGGTCCGGTGCCACCAAAACCCAAAG ATCAGAGGTCCATTGTGAAAACACCAAAGACTGTTCCAGACACAGATGAAGATGAGGGAGCTCAGTGGAGTTGTACTGCCTGTACTTTTTTAAATCACCCGGCCTTAAATCGTTGTGAACAGTGTGAAATGCCCAGGCATTTCTGA